Proteins from one Acropora muricata isolate sample 2 chromosome 9, ASM3666990v1, whole genome shotgun sequence genomic window:
- the LOC136927715 gene encoding dual specificity protein phosphatase 14-like, which yields MSKYCSPLEKVAEITDFLYLGGLAAARMEDVLIKKGITCVINAAVEAPDVNYKSIKTTKIKLEDNATCNIGVHFDLVADKIDKVQRERGKVFVHCMAGVSRSATLVLAYLMKYHRMKLIDAHTHVKKRRPLIRPNPGFWKHLVDYERKLFHKNSIDMVESKFGLIPSIYKDEMKNLMW from the exons ATGTCTAAATATTGTAGCCCTCTCGAAAAAGTCGCGGAAATTACAGATTTTCTTTATCTTGGTGGATTAGCCGCAGCTAGAATGGAGGATGTGCTCATCAAGAAAGGAATAACATGTGTTATTAATG CTGCTGTTGAGGCTCCAGATGTAAACTACAAATCAATAAAAACAACCAAGATAAAATTAGAAGACAATGCAACTTGCAACATTGGAGTGCACTTCGATTTGGTGGCAGACAAAATTG ATAAAGTCCAAAGGGAAAGAGGAAAGGTTTTTGTTCATTGTATGGCTGGTGTGAGCAG ATCTGCCACTCTGGTGTTAGCATATCTGATGAAATATCACAGGATGAAACTGATTGATGCACACACACATGTCAAGAAGAGGAGGCCCCTTATACGACCAAATCCTGGTTTTTGGAAACATTTAGTGGATTATGAAAGGAAACTCTTCCATAAGAATTCCATTGATATGGTGGAATCCAAATTTG GATTGATTCCCAGCATATACAAAGATGAGATGAAGAATTTGATGTGGTGA